The Pangasianodon hypophthalmus isolate fPanHyp1 chromosome 5, fPanHyp1.pri, whole genome shotgun sequence genome includes a window with the following:
- the LOC113525847 gene encoding serine/threonine-protein kinase SIK2-like isoform X2, which translates to MSEAEARKKFWQILTAVDYCHRHHIVHRDLKTENLLLDANMNIKLADFGFGNFYNAGEPLSTWCGSPPYAAPEVFEGKEYEGPQLDIWSLGVVLYVLVCGSLPFDGENLPALRQRVTEGRFRIPFFMSEDCENLIRKMLVVDPAKRISIAQIKQHRWMLADPSAPHQTLSHSLTDYNSNLGDYSEPVLSIMHTLGIDRQRTVESLQSSSYNHFSAIYYLLLERVKEHRSQQLNRQCGGAWTQRSRSTSDSSSSPEVMVESSDSFRPALPVATTMNTAVHSQIEWDQGGLFQRVVCPVEASLNGLLWNRSISPNSLLETTINEEVRPGDLEEEDGALQAPPTLLPNTASRRHTLAEVSARFHLCNPPCIVISPSDGASSDSCLKSSSNPTPPLSAAAVGDLSALMVSGFGTGTSGPVGAPLALSSNRILQNQGSLHAASFQEGRRASDTSLTQGLKAFRQQLRKNSRTKGLLGLNKIKGLARQVCPPTSCSRGSRGSLGPTLCPPTGLQGAGGPRERRSMLEEVLHQQRMLQIQHQPQQQSALFLTQSHQLPSSSSCSSSSTSSSSSPPSNSLFAPAALFSNPPPQTSTQMIPACHQSSVPLQHGLWQQNVDSSSSSSSYSSLSPVASAAHLLEARLHISQQPHLQAHPHSQLQLQSYTQGQLSLLPQQVSWSLGGSGHSAGPDTPELQEQQLSSCVMVK; encoded by the exons ATGAGCGAAGCCGAGGCACGCAAGAAGTTCTGGCAGATCCTCACAGCCGTCGACTACTGCCACCGCCACCACATCGTCCACCGAGATCTCAAGACCGAGAACCTGCTGCTGGACGCGAACATGAACATCAAACTCGCAG acTTCGGGTTCGGAAACTTCTACAACGCCGGAGAGCCTCTGTCCACGTGGTGCGGCAGCCCGCCGTACGCCGCGCCCGAGGTCTTCGAGGGAAAAGAGTACGAAGGACCACAGCTGGACATTTGG agTCTGGGGGTCGTGCTGTACGTGTTGGTGTGCGGCTCGCTGCCGTTTGACGGAGAAAATCTGCCAGCGCTGAGGCAGAGAGTGACGGAAGGACGCTTCAGAATTCCCTTCTTCATGTCAGAAG acTGTGAGAATCTGATCCGGAAGATGCTGGTGGTGGATCCAGCCAAGCGGATCAGCATCGCTCAGATCAAGCAGCACCGCTGGATGTTAGCTGACCCCAGCGCCCCCCACCAGACGCTCTCACACTCCCTCACTGACTACAACTCCAACCTGGGGGACTACAGCGAACCCGTCCTGAGCATCATGCACACGCTGGGCATCGACCGCCAGAGGACCGTGGAG TCTCTCCAGAGCAGCAGCTACAATCACTTCTCAGCCATTTACTACCTGCTGCTGGAGCGGGTTAAAGAGCACCGGAGCCAGCAGCTGAACCGGCAATGCGGCGGCGCTTGGACCCAGAGGAGCAGGAGCACGTCTGACTCCTCGTCCAGCCCAGAG GTGATGGTGGAGTCGTCCGACAGCTTCCGCCCGGCCTTGCCTGTCGCCACGACGATGAACACAGCCGTCCACTCCCAGATAGAGTGGGATCAGGGAGGTCTGTTTCAG CGGGTGGTGTGTCCGGTGGAGGCGAGTCTCAACGGTCTCCTCTGGAATCGCTCCATCTCTCCCAACAGTCTCCTGGAGACCACCATCAACGAAGAAGTGCGTCCCGGAGACCTGGAAGAGGAGGACGGAGCGCTGCAAGCCCCTCCCACGCTCCTCCCAAACACCGCCTCACGTAGACACACCCTCGCCGAAGTCTCCGCCCGCTTCCATCTCTGCAACCCTCCCT gtATCGTGATCAGTCCTTCAGACGGCGCTTCATCCGACAGCTGTCTGAAGTCGTCTTCGAATCCGACTCCGCCCCTTTCCGCCGCCGCAGTAGGAGATCTCTCGGCGCTCATGGTGTCCGGGTTCGGAACCGGGACATCGGGGCCCGTCGGAGCACCTCTGGCTCTGTCCTCCAACCGAATCCTGCAGAACCAGGGCAGCCTCCACGCAGCCAGCTTCCAGGAGGGACGCCGAGCCTCCGATACCTCCCTCacacaag GACTGAAAGCCTTCCGTCAGCAGCTGAGGAAGAACTCTCGTACCAAAGGTCTCCTGGGCCTGAATAAGATCAAAGGCCTGGCGAGACAGGTGTGCCCTCCGACCTCGTGCTCCAGGGGCAGCAGGGGGTCATTAGGTCCCACCCTGTGTCCCCCGACAGGCCTGCAGGGCGCCGGAGGACCTCGAGAGCGACGCAGCATGCTGGAGGAGGTGCTGCATCAGCAGAG GATGCTACAAATCCAGCACCAGCCCCAGCAACAGAGCGCGCTCTTCCTCACACAGTCCCACCAGCtgccctcctcttcctcctgctcctcttcctccacttcctcctcctcttcacctCCCTCCAACAGCCTGTTCGCTCCAGCTGCTTTATTCTCCAACCCTCCACCCCAGACCTCCACCCAGATGATTCCTGCATGCCATCAGAGCTCTGTTCCTCTTCAGCACGGTCTGTGGCAGCAGAACGTAGactcctcttcttcatcttcctcgTACTCGTCGCTCTCTCCGGTGGCGTCCGCGGCTCATCTGCTGGAAGCCCGACTGCATATCAGCCAGCAGCCTCACCTCCAAGCGCATCCTCATTCGCAGCTCCAGCTCCAGAGCTACACCCAGGGACAGCTCTCGCTCTTACCCCAGCAGGTGAGCTGGAGCCTGGGAGGCAGCGGTCACAGCGCAGGCCCCGACACCCCAGAGCTCCAGGAGCAGCAGCTCAGCAGCTGTGTGATGGTCAAATAA